Proteins encoded within one genomic window of Acidimicrobiales bacterium:
- a CDS encoding PAS domain-containing protein codes for MAELPSAAAWADLLSAPDAAAVVTDASGVVVRWGQTATRCYGHTADEARGRSVIALLGVADEEEVARRSTARAAEGHVSVVRRRTRARSGEELAVVGAVVRVADEDGELRLVGLTVPAGDRPGPVGEVDEATAARLRLVAEARA; via the coding sequence GCGCTGCCGCGTGGGCCGATCTGCTGTCGGCCCCGGACGCCGCCGCCGTCGTGACCGACGCGTCCGGCGTCGTCGTCCGCTGGGGCCAGACGGCCACCCGGTGCTACGGCCACACCGCCGACGAGGCCAGGGGCCGCAGCGTGATAGCCCTGCTCGGCGTGGCCGACGAGGAGGAGGTCGCCCGGCGCAGCACGGCCAGGGCGGCCGAGGGGCACGTCAGCGTCGTGCGCCGGCGCACGCGGGCCCGCTCCGGCGAGGAGCTGGCCGTCGTCGGGGCCGTCGTGCGGGTGGCCGACGAGGACGGCGAGCTCCGCCTGGTCGGGCTGACGGTGCCCGCCGGCGACCGTCCCGGACCGGTCGGCGAGGTCGACGAGGCGACCGCCGCCCGCCTGCGCCTGGTCGCCGAGGCCAGGGCGG